One genomic segment of Sphingobacteriaceae bacterium includes these proteins:
- a CDS encoding FMN-binding glutamate synthase family protein, producing the protein MMAALGRWMANALSDSLMRRLLTEPYPESVFSMLPILNKVQMINFVETGMRAHKGKPISRPLGSPVILSEWHKILLNPVHLFRMPTPDQVQIDTKTVIGPRAAKPLETKIPILISGMSYGGALSLEMKVALARGAAMAGTATNTGEAPLVPQERQAAKFLIGQYNRGGWLNNDDDLSKLDAIEIQLGQGAQASSPMRTPSWMTGPNYRQLYGLKDGEDAVIHSRLPGVESADDFIRLVRRLRETHGVPVGLKIAATHHLERELAIALRAGIDYFVVDGAEAGTHGGPPILQDDVGLPTLHALARTVRYLEDQGVKNQISVIAAGGLVSPGHFLKALALGADAVYIGTLALLAALHTQINKAAPTEPAVQVALYTGRFTEDLDQEAAAQDLYRYLQAAVKEMTITLYSLGKGSIKEVNREDLCTTDPLLARVCRIDYAGFPPGDAQGLAAGNGVPGQGRRIPAPAGAGAPSQPR; encoded by the coding sequence ATGATGGCCGCCTTGGGCCGGTGGATGGCCAACGCCTTGTCCGACAGTCTCATGCGCCGGTTGTTGACGGAGCCTTATCCCGAGAGCGTCTTCTCCATGCTGCCCATCTTGAACAAAGTGCAGATGATCAACTTCGTCGAAACGGGGATGCGGGCCCATAAAGGCAAGCCCATCTCCCGGCCCCTGGGCAGCCCCGTCATCTTGTCGGAATGGCACAAGATCTTGCTGAATCCCGTCCACTTGTTCCGCATGCCGACCCCGGACCAGGTGCAAATCGACACCAAGACCGTCATCGGCCCCCGGGCTGCCAAGCCCCTGGAGACGAAAATTCCCATCCTCATCAGCGGCATGTCCTACGGGGGCGCCCTCAGCTTGGAGATGAAGGTGGCCCTGGCCCGGGGGGCCGCCATGGCCGGCACCGCCACCAACACGGGGGAGGCGCCCCTGGTGCCCCAAGAGCGGCAGGCGGCCAAGTTCCTCATCGGCCAGTACAACCGGGGCGGCTGGCTGAACAATGATGACGACCTGAGCAAGCTGGACGCCATCGAAATCCAGTTGGGGCAGGGGGCCCAGGCTTCCTCGCCCATGCGCACCCCTTCATGGATGACGGGCCCCAACTACCGGCAGTTGTACGGCTTAAAAGACGGGGAGGACGCCGTCATCCACAGCCGCCTGCCGGGGGTGGAATCCGCCGATGATTTCATCCGCCTGGTGCGGCGCCTGCGGGAAACCCACGGGGTGCCGGTGGGGCTGAAAATCGCCGCCACCCACCATTTGGAGCGGGAACTGGCCATCGCCCTTAGGGCGGGCATCGACTACTTCGTGGTGGATGGGGCCGAGGCCGGCACCCACGGCGGGCCGCCCATCCTCCAGGACGACGTGGGCCTGCCCACCCTTCACGCCCTGGCCCGCACCGTACGCTATCTGGAGGATCAGGGGGTCAAGAACCAAATCAGCGTCATCGCCGCCGGCGGCCTGGTGTCGCCGGGGCATTTCCTCAAGGCCCTGGCCTTGGGGGCCGACGCCGTCTACATCGGCACCCTGGCCCTGCTGGCCGCCCTTCACACCCAGATCAACAAGGCGGCGCCCACGGAGCCGGCCGTCCAAGTGGCCTTGTACACCGGCCGCTTCACCGAAGATTTGGATCAAGAGGCGGCGGCTCAGGATTTGTACCGTTATCTCCAGGCGGCGGTGAAGGAGATGACCATCACCCTCTACAGCCTGGGCAAGGGCTCGATCAAGGAAGTGAACCGGGAGGATTTGTGCACTACCGACCCCTTGCTGGCTCGGGTGTGCCGCATCGATTACGCCGGCTTCCCGCCCGGCGACGCCCAAGGTCTGGCGGCCGGCAACGGCGTTCCCGGCCAAGGCCGCCGCATCCCCGCTCCGGCGGGCGCCGGCGCCCCGTCCCAGCCCCGTTAA
- a CDS encoding D-glycerate dehydrogenase, with protein sequence MMESAAPGPASPETPSVYVARRLPDEALAILQERFQVEIWPEAATPVPRDELLAKIKGKDGVLTLVTDRVDGEFLDAAGSRLRVVANMAVGVDNIDLEACRERGVIVTNTPDVLTETTADLVWALLLAAARRVVEGHLLIQRGQWKSWHPMFMTGQDVHGKVLGIVGAGRIGSAVARRAVGFNMNILYHNRRRNLDLEAAVGATYAQFDQLLQESDFVVCMLPLTAETAGRFGAREFALMKPTAVFVNASRGAIVDEDALVNALKTGQIWAAGLDVFAREPIGSDHPLLALPNCVCLPHIGSASVETRMAMATLAARNVAAVLSGQEPLTPVVQ encoded by the coding sequence ATGATGGAATCCGCTGCTCCCGGACCGGCATCGCCGGAGACGCCTTCGGTCTACGTTGCCCGTCGCTTGCCCGATGAGGCCCTGGCCATCCTGCAGGAGCGCTTTCAGGTGGAGATCTGGCCCGAGGCGGCCACGCCTGTTCCCCGGGACGAACTGCTGGCAAAGATCAAAGGAAAGGACGGCGTGCTTACCTTGGTCACCGACCGGGTGGACGGGGAGTTCCTGGACGCCGCCGGCAGCCGTCTGCGGGTGGTGGCCAACATGGCCGTGGGCGTGGACAACATCGACCTGGAGGCCTGCCGGGAGCGGGGCGTCATCGTCACCAACACCCCCGACGTGCTGACCGAGACCACCGCCGACCTGGTGTGGGCCCTCCTGCTGGCTGCTGCCCGGCGGGTGGTGGAAGGCCACCTGCTCATCCAGCGGGGCCAGTGGAAGTCGTGGCATCCCATGTTCATGACGGGCCAGGATGTCCACGGCAAGGTTCTGGGCATCGTGGGGGCGGGGCGCATCGGCTCCGCCGTGGCCCGCCGGGCCGTGGGTTTCAATATGAACATCCTGTACCACAACCGCCGCCGCAATCTCGATCTGGAAGCGGCGGTGGGGGCCACCTACGCCCAATTCGACCAACTGCTCCAGGAATCCGACTTCGTGGTGTGCATGCTCCCCCTGACCGCCGAAACCGCCGGCCGCTTCGGGGCCCGGGAGTTTGCCCTGATGAAGCCGACGGCCGTCTTCGTCAACGCCTCCCGGGGAGCCATCGTGGATGAAGACGCCCTGGTCAATGCCCTGAAAACGGGGCAAATCTGGGCGGCGGGCCTGGACGTGTTCGCCCGGGAGCCCATCGGCTCCGACCACCCTCTCCTGGCCCTGCCCAACTGCGTCTGCCTGCCCCACATCGGCAGCGCCTCGGTGGAGACCCGGATGGCCATGGCCACCCTGGCCGCCCGCAACGTGGCGGCGGTGCTGTCGGGGCAGGAGCCATTGACGCCGGTGGTGCAATAG
- a CDS encoding S-layer homology domain-containing protein codes for MASLLLLLIADPSEVEAVRRTTGKVEGYLLLVAERHDEGGGFERVYEFLETGKPAMGDLISAGSQWSSLLKSSVEMKQHLISKDPRYLQLPPGTIVPEWIWQQWDREGYTPVHEFEIIGKNKGTIWNPVPVSQWHSSYDVAEIFGTNQPPQGGDDGGQAASFRDVIGHWAQADIERMVAAGVIKGYPDGTFKPDNTVTRAEFIALVRRIKAASGAGNSTSFNDIAQHWARDDIQALEAQGWLVAEEHDRELAPDKPMPRQEMARLVARAMDLDPVPGNTQFNDDHKIPATFRPFINAAVGKGLISGYPNGNFEPQGALTRAEAATMLVRLMDMPAD; via the coding sequence GTGGCATCATTGCTTTTGTTATTGATTGCAGATCCATCTGAGGTTGAGGCTGTGCGACGGACGACGGGCAAGGTGGAGGGATATCTCCTGCTGGTGGCTGAGCGCCATGATGAGGGTGGCGGCTTTGAGCGAGTTTATGAATTTCTCGAAACAGGCAAGCCTGCAATGGGAGATCTTATATCCGCTGGCTCTCAATGGTCCAGCCTGTTAAAATCCTCCGTAGAGATGAAGCAGCATTTGATATCCAAAGATCCTCGTTACTTGCAATTGCCGCCCGGAACTATAGTTCCGGAGTGGATCTGGCAGCAGTGGGATCGCGAGGGATATACCCCGGTGCATGAATTTGAAATAATCGGTAAAAACAAAGGCACTATATGGAATCCAGTCCCCGTAAGCCAGTGGCACAGCAGCTATGACGTAGCCGAGATTTTTGGCACAAATCAGCCGCCTCAAGGCGGGGATGATGGAGGGCAGGCAGCCAGCTTTAGAGATGTTATCGGCCACTGGGCGCAGGCGGATATTGAGCGCATGGTCGCCGCAGGCGTTATCAAGGGGTATCCTGATGGAACCTTCAAGCCGGATAATACGGTTACCCGGGCAGAATTCATTGCCCTGGTCCGGCGCATCAAGGCGGCCAGTGGCGCTGGCAATTCAACCAGCTTCAACGACATCGCCCAGCATTGGGCCAGGGATGACATCCAAGCCCTAGAGGCCCAAGGCTGGCTGGTGGCCGAAGAACACGACCGAGAGCTGGCTCCTGACAAGCCCATGCCCCGCCAGGAAATGGCCCGACTCGTCGCCAGGGCTATGGACCTGGATCCGGTTCCCGGCAACACCCAATTCAATGACGACCACAAGATCCCGGCCACTTTCCGGCCTTTCATCAACGCCGCCGTCGGCAAGGGCCTTATTTCGGGCTACCCCAACGGCAATTTTGAGCCCCAGGGCGCCCTCACCAGGGCTGAAGCGGCGACCATGCTGGTGAGGCTTATGGACATGCCCGCTGATTGA
- the ilvN gene encoding acetolactate synthase small subunit: protein MALAVDTPGFMRRLVGLLDGRHFKVRSLVLGQAGKTDARGKGMIRVNLVLDEPPQRAQRLARQLARIVDVVSVGVASPDEVAARELALIKVKVGPQGRSEILTIAEVFRAQVVDAAPRSLTIEATGDPGKIDALITLLADYGIEEVARSGSVALQRGLEGLRDPGAASDEEAATGA, encoded by the coding sequence ATGGCTTTGGCCGTCGATACGCCGGGCTTTATGCGCCGCCTGGTGGGCCTGCTGGACGGCCGGCATTTCAAGGTGAGGTCCTTGGTCCTGGGCCAGGCCGGCAAGACCGACGCCCGGGGCAAGGGGATGATCAGGGTCAACTTGGTTTTGGATGAGCCTCCCCAAAGGGCCCAGCGGCTGGCCCGCCAACTGGCCCGCATCGTGGATGTGGTTTCCGTCGGCGTGGCTTCTCCCGACGAAGTGGCGGCCCGGGAACTGGCCCTCATCAAGGTGAAGGTTGGTCCCCAGGGCCGGTCGGAGATTCTCACCATCGCCGAGGTGTTCCGGGCCCAGGTGGTAGACGCCGCTCCCCGTTCCCTCACCATCGAGGCTACCGGCGATCCGGGCAAGATCGATGCGTTGATCACCTTGCTGGCCGACTACGGCATCGAGGAAGTGGCCCGCAGCGGCAGCGTGGCTCTCCAGCGGGGCCTGGAAGGGCTCCGGGATCCCGGGGCGGCTTCCGACGAAGAAGCGGCCACCGGCGCTTGA
- the ilvC gene encoding ketol-acid reductoisomerase, with amino-acid sequence MAKIYYDKDAQPDLIRSRRVAIIGYGSQGHAQAQNLRDRGVNVIVGARPGPSMDRAQADGFQCMPANEAAAAADVIVLLTPDETQAAIYKRDIEPHLTEGKALAFCHGFNIHFGQIQPPPHVDVFMVAPKAPGHQFRRTVAEGMGVPGLLAVHQDASGQCHALALSYAWGIGCTPAGVIETTFKEETETDLFGEQAVLCGGVSQLVKAGFETLIEAGYQPEVAYFECLHELKLIVDLMYQGGLRYMRYSISDTAEYGDLTRGPRVIDGSVKERMKDLLNDIQSGTFARDWILENQSGRAVLRARRAQEAAHPIEVVGRQLRQMMDWLDTPDMPSDQPAQPVAGD; translated from the coding sequence ATGGCTAAGATTTACTACGATAAAGACGCACAACCCGATTTGATTCGTTCCCGGCGGGTGGCCATCATCGGCTACGGCAGCCAGGGCCACGCCCAGGCCCAGAACCTGCGGGACCGGGGTGTGAATGTAATTGTAGGCGCCCGTCCCGGACCCAGCATGGACCGGGCCCAGGCCGACGGCTTCCAATGCATGCCGGCCAACGAGGCGGCGGCCGCTGCCGACGTCATCGTCCTGCTGACCCCCGACGAAACCCAGGCGGCCATCTATAAGAGAGACATCGAGCCGCATTTGACGGAAGGGAAGGCCCTGGCCTTCTGCCACGGCTTCAACATCCACTTCGGCCAGATCCAGCCGCCGCCCCACGTGGATGTGTTCATGGTGGCTCCCAAGGCTCCGGGGCACCAGTTCCGGCGCACCGTGGCCGAAGGCATGGGCGTGCCCGGCCTGCTGGCGGTGCACCAGGATGCCAGCGGCCAGTGCCATGCCCTGGCCCTGTCCTACGCCTGGGGCATCGGCTGCACGCCGGCGGGCGTCATCGAAACCACTTTTAAGGAAGAAACCGAGACCGACCTGTTCGGCGAGCAGGCCGTCTTGTGCGGCGGCGTCAGCCAGCTGGTCAAGGCCGGCTTTGAAACCCTCATCGAGGCGGGCTACCAGCCCGAGGTGGCCTATTTTGAGTGCCTCCACGAACTGAAGCTCATCGTGGACCTGATGTACCAGGGCGGTCTCCGCTACATGCGGTACTCCATCAGCGACACCGCCGAGTACGGCGATTTGACCCGCGGTCCCCGGGTCATCGACGGCAGCGTCAAGGAGCGTATGAAGGATCTCCTCAACGACATCCAAAGCGGCACCTTCGCCCGGGATTGGATTTTGGAGAACCAGTCGGGCAGGGCTGTCCTGCGGGCCCGCCGGGCCCAGGAAGCGGCCCATCCCATCGAGGTGGTCGGCCGGCAGCTGCGGCAGATGATGGATTGGCTGGACACCCCCGACATGCCCTCGGACCAGCCCGCCCAGCCGGTGGCAGGCGACTGA
- a CDS encoding 2-isopropylmalate synthase produces the protein MDRVRIFDTTLRDGEQTPGVALTADDKMVIAGHLADLGVDIIEAGFPITSQGEFEAVRRIASELEGPTIAALARTHPKDIQRAWEAVSPSARPRIHVFISTSRIHLEHMMRINYDEALRLTKESVAHARSLCPDVEFSAQDATRTDIDFLVEVVHAAIEAGATTINLPDTVGYATPWTYGAMFKEVMSRVPSEGIIFSSHTHDDLGLAVANALAAVMAGARQVECTINGIGERAGNCSLEEVVMALKVRADALGPTTGIDPVHIGPTSEVVSKLTGVPVPPNKAIVGANAFAHESGIHQDGFLKEPSTYEIMRPHQVGRGTSRLVLGKHSGRHAFRMRLEELGYQLPDAVFKEVFNRFKELADRRQTVDDQGLAALVEAAKAEVGA, from the coding sequence ATGGACCGGGTAAGGATTTTCGACACAACACTGCGGGACGGCGAGCAGACCCCCGGGGTAGCCCTTACCGCCGACGACAAGATGGTGATCGCCGGTCACCTTGCGGACCTGGGCGTGGACATCATCGAAGCGGGCTTCCCCATTACGTCCCAAGGCGAGTTTGAAGCCGTGCGGCGGATCGCCTCCGAACTGGAAGGTCCCACCATCGCGGCCCTGGCCCGCACCCACCCCAAGGACATCCAGCGGGCGTGGGAGGCCGTCTCGCCGTCGGCCCGTCCCAGGATCCACGTATTCATTTCCACGTCCCGCATCCACCTGGAACACATGATGCGGATCAACTACGATGAAGCTCTTCGACTGACCAAGGAATCGGTTGCCCATGCCCGTTCCCTGTGCCCTGATGTAGAGTTCTCGGCTCAGGACGCCACCCGCACCGACATTGATTTCCTGGTGGAGGTGGTCCATGCCGCCATCGAGGCCGGCGCCACCACCATCAACCTGCCCGACACGGTGGGCTACGCCACTCCGTGGACCTACGGCGCCATGTTTAAGGAAGTAATGTCCCGGGTGCCCTCGGAAGGCATCATTTTCAGCTCCCATACCCACGACGACTTGGGCCTGGCCGTGGCCAACGCCCTGGCAGCGGTGATGGCCGGCGCCCGGCAGGTGGAGTGCACCATCAACGGCATCGGCGAGAGGGCCGGCAACTGCTCCCTGGAAGAAGTGGTCATGGCCCTGAAGGTAAGGGCCGACGCCCTGGGCCCCACCACCGGGATCGATCCCGTACATATCGGCCCCACCAGCGAGGTGGTGTCCAAGCTGACGGGCGTGCCCGTGCCGCCCAACAAGGCCATCGTGGGGGCCAACGCCTTTGCCCATGAGTCGGGCATCCACCAGGACGGCTTCCTGAAGGAGCCTTCCACCTACGAGATCATGCGGCCCCATCAGGTAGGCCGGGGCACCAGCCGCCTGGTGCTGGGCAAGCATTCGGGGCGCCATGCCTTCCGCATGCGCCTGGAGGAGCTGGGCTATCAACTGCCCGACGCAGTATTTAAAGAAGTATTCAATCGTTTCAAGGAGTTGGCGGATCGGCGCCAAACCGTGGATGACCAAGGTTTGGCCGCCTTGGTGGAAGCGGCGAAAGCCGAAGTTGGTGCGTAA